One Elaeis guineensis isolate ETL-2024a chromosome 10, EG11, whole genome shotgun sequence genomic window carries:
- the LOC105036128 gene encoding uncharacterized protein isoform X2, whose translation MQNSDDEKLGVNLHGRQDSDLISGIPIKKRPLILAQSPPPPPQTPSSQDGDCGTPQKNLHCLETKPAVSETDGLPASGTDFTIKGSSSESISDTNLVPNQEVLSALSHHEEELNMTPSSDKGTCVEDQVAGSTLQLSALKEPLDLPLSESSGGVFVPFDKSAIHKVIGNTEFQMTLKGPFAPSNDVQTSERSLLKLQKLDFCCDHSSAEKQQRHQSRCSRAEAKVDSAFPYSNRSNWDLNTTMDAWEGSLNDPNHETGAYEAGLVSTFSRESNGTDETLGNSQNLNAENLMSSNLSLPINELHDSAVCLNSQCKSVINSEYCTTLGAACPSVRLNSITEMPYPSSLVKPIPPACNSKLATCGAVKAEPCDESSHLDARKVETSYVKAAGCKDAKTELCEYLGEAMKATGYGDLKSACKAAVKSEPLENQAQQNLGGTAMPQYESECFNKALSLMSQSPVLNTKHDGSELPPGCIPVNVKENVGGATKHSVQTFNPHNYIPCSGGEIAISTSHPQNASGIVNKCSNMFSEAHISEAEEIKSGKKAWETAETKSSGTVEVLAQTGCPDGVRYHSSESSLADELHVGLHGNSKLDEVQEAKIDVSAEIKEESHDNKYKSDSSCHDIGTVNIVYKQSGQIDDYEDGEVMDMALHCGIEDSCEEGKEQQVNDASNADPIHHLDVSIVMPSSVDVQEKRTEKLDKLNNVQGTEEGDVGLCNDRNDHGIHKATNAHQFAAVGGVISGSAEKKLIKTMSNNCWDQSKRNKDPEAKLPNSGSLLVGTIKEGSRGEIVRHPEKISRGSDFLRAKASVLSKTESDKNGDRIKHVGSNHGRIIDLKSARDGLASGKPKSLADKPLSSLHVREDSIGKLWRQDKSHYWGSREVNCSDRSRKFESEKNYEQFVAKRGSNYKHIRSRDRNELRSSHDDRNSEPGLLLEQANRSSGYRFLRPKYVSEVVSSGSTGNAGRIARKPISGEFQTFSRMPYKRRSPGEKGREPVGSQMIHHLHPMRDISPRRCIGRDAADFELLAHEEKLLRNLPNDMDDMVEPPLLLHPCSPYERADGTVNRRLRRSLSPIRQGGLKHISHMFSEISPMSDMRSLHQWSPPRRSSDVLDGRRELIHCRSPPVVRLGGMRPPHQHAYFMEDATVRRHGSPSYVARLPGDMVDFGPSREHDYQRQFHEPARDDDYSTDRRKYQERHEPVRSMRRHFSVRDDDSMNFDFHDERDPRAFRHCREANEQVPERGSLGNFDRHIRNRLGNAFSRLRGIEEPEDNYRYHEEARRRHDASYNNDRPKRRRL comes from the exons ATGCAGAATTCTGATGATGAAAAG CTTGGTGTCAATCTTCATGGCAGACAGGATAGTGATTTGATTTCAGGTATACCCATCAAGAAAAGGCCCTTGATTTTAGCTCAATCTCCACCGCCTCCACCTCAAACACCATCTTCGCAAGATGGTGATTGTGGTACACCACAAAAGAATCTTCATTGCTTGGAGACAAAGCCTGCTGTTTCAGAAACTGATGGACTGCCAGCTTCAGGGACCGACTTTACCATCAAGGGTTCTTCCTCTGAATCTATAAGCGACACAAACTTAGTTCCAAATCAAGAAGTTCTTTCTGCTTTATCTCATCACGAAGAGGAGCTAAATATGACTCCTAGTTCTGATAAGGGAACATGTGTTGAAGACCAAGTTGCTGGAAGCACACTACAACTATCAGCACTGAAGGAACCGCTTGATCTTCCTTTAAGTGAAAGTAGTGGAGGGGTGTTTGTTCCATTTGATAAGTCTGCAATTCACAAAGTTATAGGTAATACAGAATTTCAAATGACACTTAAAGGGCCATTTGCACCGTCCAATGATGTGCAAACTAGTGAAAGGAGTTTGTTGAAGCTACAGAAACTAGATTTCTGTTGTGATCATTCTTCAGCTGAGAAACAGCAACGTCATCAAAGCAGATGTAGCCGTGCTGAAGCGAAAGTTGACTCTGCATTTCCATACTCAAATAGGTCAAACTGGGATTTGAATACTACAATGGATGCATGGGAAGGCTCCTTGAATGACCCAAACCATGAAACTGGTGCGTATGAGGCCGGTCTTGTATCAACATTTTCTAGAGAATCCAATGGGACTGATGAGACACTTGGAAACAGTCAAAATTTAAATGCCGAAAACCTAATGTCATCCAACTTATCCTTGCCTATAAATGAGCTTCACGACTCTGCGGTTTGCCTAAATTCACAATGTAAATCAGTAATCAATTCTGAGTATTGCACTACTTTGGGTGCTGCTTGTCCTTCTGTTAGACTTAACTCTATTACAGAAATGCCTTATCCAAGTTCATTGGTGAAACCTATTCCCCCAGCCTGCAATTCAAAGTTGGCTACTTGTGGAGCTGTAAAAGCTGAACCATGTGATGAAAGTAGTCATTTGGATGCCCGGAAAGTCGAAACAAGTTATGTGAAAGCAGCTGGTTGTAAAGATGCAAAAACTGAACTATGCGAATATTTAGGAGAAGCAATGAAAGCAACAGGTTATGGTGATCTAAAATCAGCATGCAAAGCAGCTGTAAAATCAGAGCCACTTGAGAATCAAGCTCAACAGAACCTTGGGGGTACAGCCATGCCCCAGTATGAAAGTGAATGTTTTAACAAGGCCTTGAGTTTGATGTCTCAGTCTCCGGTTTTGAACACTAAGCATGATGGGTCAGAGCTGCCTCCTGGATGCATTCCTGTGAACGTGAAAGAGAATGTTGGTGGGGCTACAAAACATTCTGTTCAAACTTTTAACCCCCATAATTATATACCATGCAGTGGTGGAGAGATCGCCATTAGTACCAGCCATCCCCAAAATGCAAGTGGAATTGTCAACAAATGTTCGAATATGTTTTCAGAAGCCCACATTTCTGAGGCTGAGGAAATAAAATCTGGAAAGAAAGCATGGGAGACAGCTGAAACCAAGTCAAGTGGTACTGTCGAGGTTCTTGCCCAAACAGGCTGCCCAGACGGTGTTCGTTATCATTCCTCTGAAtcttctttagcagatgaacttCATGTAGGCTTGCATGGAAATAGCAAGCTAGATGAGGTCCAGGAGGCGAAGATTGATGTATCTGCTGAGATCAAAGAAGAGTCACATGACAATAAATACAAGTCAGATAGTTCTTGTCATGACATTGGTACTGTGAATATTGTTTATAAGCAGAGTGGCCAAATTGATGAttatgaagatggtgaagtgatGGACATGGCATTGCATTGTGGAATTGAAGATTCCTGTGAGGAAGGAAAAGAGCAACAGGTAAATGATGCAAGCAATGCTGATCCAATTCATCATCTTGATGTTTCCATTGTGATGCCTTCAAGCGTAGATGTACAGGAAAAAAGAACAGAGAAGTTGGACAAGTTAAATAATGTTCAAGGCACTGAAGAGGGTGATGTTGGTCTATGTAATGACAGGAATGATCATGGCATCCATAAAGCAACAAATGCTCATCAATTTGCAGCTGTTGGAGGTGTAATTTCTGGATCTGCTGAAAAGAAGCTCATTAAAACCATGTCTAATAATTGTTGGGATCAATCAAAGAGAAACAAGGACCCTGAAGCAAAATTGCCAAATAGTGGTTCTCTTCTTGTGGGAACAATTAAAGAAGGTAGTCGAGGTGAGATTGTCAGACATCCGGAGAAGATTTCTAGAGGATCTGACTTTCTGCGAGCTAAAGCTTCTGTTTTGTCCAAAACAGAGTCAGATAAAAACGGTGATAGAATAAAACATGTTGGCAGTAACCATGGGCGCATTATTGATCTGAAGTCTGCTCGAGATGGATTAGCATCTGGAAAACCAAAATCTTTGGCTGACAAGCCATTATCATCACTACATGTGAGGGAAGATTCCATTGGTAAATTATGGAGGCAAGATAAATCACATTACTGGGGGAGTAG AGAAGTAAACTGCAGTGACAGGTCCAGGAAATTTGAAAGCGAGAAGAACTATGAGCAGTTTGTTGCTAAACGTGGATCAAATTACAAACACATTAGGAGTAGAGATCGCAATGAGTTAAGATCATCACATGATGATAGAAATTCTGAGCCTGGGCTTTTATTGGAACAAGCTAATCGTTCAAGTGGTTATCGATTTCTGCGACCTAAATATGTATCTGAAGTTGTGTCCAGTGGGTCTACTGGAAATGCTGGTAGGATTGCAAGGAAGCCCATCAGTGGTGAATTTCAGACCTTCTCTCGTATGCCTTATAAAAGGCGTTCTCCTGGAGAAAAGGGACGAGAACCAGTTGGCAGTCAAATGATCCATCATCTTCATCCTATGAGGGATATCAGCCCTAGGAGGTGCATTGGTCGAGATGCTGCTGATTTTGAATTACTGGCTCATGAAGAAAAACTATTGAGGAACTtgcctaatgacatggatgacaTGGTGGAGCCTCCTTTGCTCTTGCACCCTTGTTCGCCATATGAACGAGCAGATGGCACTGTCAACCGTAGACTAAGGAGGAGCCTATCACCTATTCGGCAAGGAGGCTTAAAACATATATCTCACATGTTCTCAGAAATTTCTCCAATGTCTGATATGCGTTCTCTGCATCAGTGGTCCCCACCCAGAAGATCATCTGATGTCTTGGATGGACGTCGAGAGCTAATCCACTGCAGGTCTCCACCAGTTGTCCGGCTTGGTGGAATGAGGCCACCTCATCAGCACGCTTATTTTATGGAAGATGCGACGGTCAGAAGGCACGGTTCCCCATCTTATGTTGCACGGTTGCCTGGTGATATGGTAGATTTTGGTCCTTCAAGAGAGCATGATTATCAAAG ACAATTTCATGAACctgcaagagatgatgactaTTCTACTGATAGAAGAAAGTATCAAGAGAGGCATGAACCTGTTCGTTCTATGAGGCGCCATTTCAGTGTTCGTGATGATGATAGCATGAATTTTGATTTTCATGATGAGAGGGATCCTCGAGCTTTTAGGCATTGTCGTGAAGCTAATGAACAAGTTCCTGAAAGAGGCAGCTTGGGGAATTTTGATAGGCATATTAGAAACCGGCTGGGAAATGCATTTAGCAGACTGAGAGGCATTGAAGAACCAGAAGATAACTATAGATATCATGAAGAGGCGAGAAGACGGCATGATGCCAGCTACAATAATgatagaccaaagaggagaagacTCTAG
- the LOC105036128 gene encoding uncharacterized protein isoform X1, which translates to MQNSDDEKLGVNLHGRQDSDLISGIPIKKRPLILAQSPPPPPQTPSSQDGDCGTPQKNLHCLETKPAVSETDGLPASGTDFTIKGSSSESISDTNLVPNQEVLSALSHHEEELNMTPSSDKGTCVEDQVAGSTLQLSALKEPLDLPLSESSGGVFVPFDKSAIHKVIGNTEFQMTLKGPFAPSNDVQTSERSLLKLQKLDFCCDHSSAEKQQRHQSRCSRAEAKVDSAFPYSNRSNWDLNTTMDAWEGSLNDPNHETGAYEAGLVSTFSRESNGTDETLGNSQNLNAENLMSSNLSLPINELHDSAVCLNSQCKSVINSEYCTTLGAACPSVRLNSITEMPYPSSLVKPIPPACNSKLATCGAVKAEPCDESSHLDARKVETSYVKAAGCKDAKTELCEYLGEAMKATGYGDLKSACKAAVKSEPLENQAQQNLGGTAMPQYESECFNKALSLMSQSPVLNTKHDGSELPPGCIPVNVKENVGGATKHSVQTFNPHNYIPCSGGEIAISTSHPQNASGIVNKCSNMFSEAHISEAEEIKSGKKAWETAETKSSGTVEVLAQTGCPDGVRYHSSESSLADELHVGLHGNSKLDEVQEAKIDVSAEIKEESHDNKYKSDSSCHDIGTVNIVYKQSGQIDDYEDGEVMDMALHCGIEDSCEEGKEQQVNDASNADPIHHLDVSIVMPSSVDVQEKRTEKLDKLNNVQGTEEGDVGLCNDRNDHGIHKATNAHQFAAVGGVISGSAEKKLIKTMSNNCWDQSKRNKDPEAKLPNSGSLLVGTIKEGSRGEIVRHPEKISRGSDFLRAKASVLSKTESDKNGDRIKHVGSNHGRIIDLKSARDGLASGKPKSLADKPLSSLHVREDSIGKLWRQDKSHYWGSREVNCSDRSRKFESEKNYEQFVAKRGSNYKHIRSRDRNELRSSHDDRNSEPGLLLEQANRSSGYRFLRPKYVSEVVSSGSTGNAGRIARKPISGEFQTFSRMPYKRRSPGEKGREPVGSQMIHHLHPMRDISPRRCIGRDAADFELLAHEEKLLRNLPNDMDDMVEPPLLLHPCSPYERADGTVNRRLRRSLSPIRQGGLKHISHMFSEISPMSDMRSLHQWSPPRRSSDVLDGRRELIHCRSPPVVRLGGMRPPHQHAYFMEDATVRRHGSPSYVARLPGDMVDFGPSREHDYQRYATHPSRNFRRLELIESCENADEELCSPLLRRQFHEPARDDDYSTDRRKYQERHEPVRSMRRHFSVRDDDSMNFDFHDERDPRAFRHCREANEQVPERGSLGNFDRHIRNRLGNAFSRLRGIEEPEDNYRYHEEARRRHDASYNNDRPKRRRL; encoded by the exons ATGCAGAATTCTGATGATGAAAAG CTTGGTGTCAATCTTCATGGCAGACAGGATAGTGATTTGATTTCAGGTATACCCATCAAGAAAAGGCCCTTGATTTTAGCTCAATCTCCACCGCCTCCACCTCAAACACCATCTTCGCAAGATGGTGATTGTGGTACACCACAAAAGAATCTTCATTGCTTGGAGACAAAGCCTGCTGTTTCAGAAACTGATGGACTGCCAGCTTCAGGGACCGACTTTACCATCAAGGGTTCTTCCTCTGAATCTATAAGCGACACAAACTTAGTTCCAAATCAAGAAGTTCTTTCTGCTTTATCTCATCACGAAGAGGAGCTAAATATGACTCCTAGTTCTGATAAGGGAACATGTGTTGAAGACCAAGTTGCTGGAAGCACACTACAACTATCAGCACTGAAGGAACCGCTTGATCTTCCTTTAAGTGAAAGTAGTGGAGGGGTGTTTGTTCCATTTGATAAGTCTGCAATTCACAAAGTTATAGGTAATACAGAATTTCAAATGACACTTAAAGGGCCATTTGCACCGTCCAATGATGTGCAAACTAGTGAAAGGAGTTTGTTGAAGCTACAGAAACTAGATTTCTGTTGTGATCATTCTTCAGCTGAGAAACAGCAACGTCATCAAAGCAGATGTAGCCGTGCTGAAGCGAAAGTTGACTCTGCATTTCCATACTCAAATAGGTCAAACTGGGATTTGAATACTACAATGGATGCATGGGAAGGCTCCTTGAATGACCCAAACCATGAAACTGGTGCGTATGAGGCCGGTCTTGTATCAACATTTTCTAGAGAATCCAATGGGACTGATGAGACACTTGGAAACAGTCAAAATTTAAATGCCGAAAACCTAATGTCATCCAACTTATCCTTGCCTATAAATGAGCTTCACGACTCTGCGGTTTGCCTAAATTCACAATGTAAATCAGTAATCAATTCTGAGTATTGCACTACTTTGGGTGCTGCTTGTCCTTCTGTTAGACTTAACTCTATTACAGAAATGCCTTATCCAAGTTCATTGGTGAAACCTATTCCCCCAGCCTGCAATTCAAAGTTGGCTACTTGTGGAGCTGTAAAAGCTGAACCATGTGATGAAAGTAGTCATTTGGATGCCCGGAAAGTCGAAACAAGTTATGTGAAAGCAGCTGGTTGTAAAGATGCAAAAACTGAACTATGCGAATATTTAGGAGAAGCAATGAAAGCAACAGGTTATGGTGATCTAAAATCAGCATGCAAAGCAGCTGTAAAATCAGAGCCACTTGAGAATCAAGCTCAACAGAACCTTGGGGGTACAGCCATGCCCCAGTATGAAAGTGAATGTTTTAACAAGGCCTTGAGTTTGATGTCTCAGTCTCCGGTTTTGAACACTAAGCATGATGGGTCAGAGCTGCCTCCTGGATGCATTCCTGTGAACGTGAAAGAGAATGTTGGTGGGGCTACAAAACATTCTGTTCAAACTTTTAACCCCCATAATTATATACCATGCAGTGGTGGAGAGATCGCCATTAGTACCAGCCATCCCCAAAATGCAAGTGGAATTGTCAACAAATGTTCGAATATGTTTTCAGAAGCCCACATTTCTGAGGCTGAGGAAATAAAATCTGGAAAGAAAGCATGGGAGACAGCTGAAACCAAGTCAAGTGGTACTGTCGAGGTTCTTGCCCAAACAGGCTGCCCAGACGGTGTTCGTTATCATTCCTCTGAAtcttctttagcagatgaacttCATGTAGGCTTGCATGGAAATAGCAAGCTAGATGAGGTCCAGGAGGCGAAGATTGATGTATCTGCTGAGATCAAAGAAGAGTCACATGACAATAAATACAAGTCAGATAGTTCTTGTCATGACATTGGTACTGTGAATATTGTTTATAAGCAGAGTGGCCAAATTGATGAttatgaagatggtgaagtgatGGACATGGCATTGCATTGTGGAATTGAAGATTCCTGTGAGGAAGGAAAAGAGCAACAGGTAAATGATGCAAGCAATGCTGATCCAATTCATCATCTTGATGTTTCCATTGTGATGCCTTCAAGCGTAGATGTACAGGAAAAAAGAACAGAGAAGTTGGACAAGTTAAATAATGTTCAAGGCACTGAAGAGGGTGATGTTGGTCTATGTAATGACAGGAATGATCATGGCATCCATAAAGCAACAAATGCTCATCAATTTGCAGCTGTTGGAGGTGTAATTTCTGGATCTGCTGAAAAGAAGCTCATTAAAACCATGTCTAATAATTGTTGGGATCAATCAAAGAGAAACAAGGACCCTGAAGCAAAATTGCCAAATAGTGGTTCTCTTCTTGTGGGAACAATTAAAGAAGGTAGTCGAGGTGAGATTGTCAGACATCCGGAGAAGATTTCTAGAGGATCTGACTTTCTGCGAGCTAAAGCTTCTGTTTTGTCCAAAACAGAGTCAGATAAAAACGGTGATAGAATAAAACATGTTGGCAGTAACCATGGGCGCATTATTGATCTGAAGTCTGCTCGAGATGGATTAGCATCTGGAAAACCAAAATCTTTGGCTGACAAGCCATTATCATCACTACATGTGAGGGAAGATTCCATTGGTAAATTATGGAGGCAAGATAAATCACATTACTGGGGGAGTAG AGAAGTAAACTGCAGTGACAGGTCCAGGAAATTTGAAAGCGAGAAGAACTATGAGCAGTTTGTTGCTAAACGTGGATCAAATTACAAACACATTAGGAGTAGAGATCGCAATGAGTTAAGATCATCACATGATGATAGAAATTCTGAGCCTGGGCTTTTATTGGAACAAGCTAATCGTTCAAGTGGTTATCGATTTCTGCGACCTAAATATGTATCTGAAGTTGTGTCCAGTGGGTCTACTGGAAATGCTGGTAGGATTGCAAGGAAGCCCATCAGTGGTGAATTTCAGACCTTCTCTCGTATGCCTTATAAAAGGCGTTCTCCTGGAGAAAAGGGACGAGAACCAGTTGGCAGTCAAATGATCCATCATCTTCATCCTATGAGGGATATCAGCCCTAGGAGGTGCATTGGTCGAGATGCTGCTGATTTTGAATTACTGGCTCATGAAGAAAAACTATTGAGGAACTtgcctaatgacatggatgacaTGGTGGAGCCTCCTTTGCTCTTGCACCCTTGTTCGCCATATGAACGAGCAGATGGCACTGTCAACCGTAGACTAAGGAGGAGCCTATCACCTATTCGGCAAGGAGGCTTAAAACATATATCTCACATGTTCTCAGAAATTTCTCCAATGTCTGATATGCGTTCTCTGCATCAGTGGTCCCCACCCAGAAGATCATCTGATGTCTTGGATGGACGTCGAGAGCTAATCCACTGCAGGTCTCCACCAGTTGTCCGGCTTGGTGGAATGAGGCCACCTCATCAGCACGCTTATTTTATGGAAGATGCGACGGTCAGAAGGCACGGTTCCCCATCTTATGTTGCACGGTTGCCTGGTGATATGGTAGATTTTGGTCCTTCAAGAGAGCATGATTATCAAAGGTATGCTACGCATCCTTCGAGGAATTTTCGAAGGTTAGAATTGATTGAATCTTGTGAAAATGCAGATGAAGAACTTTGTTCACCATTGCTCCGCAGACAATTTCATGAACctgcaagagatgatgactaTTCTACTGATAGAAGAAAGTATCAAGAGAGGCATGAACCTGTTCGTTCTATGAGGCGCCATTTCAGTGTTCGTGATGATGATAGCATGAATTTTGATTTTCATGATGAGAGGGATCCTCGAGCTTTTAGGCATTGTCGTGAAGCTAATGAACAAGTTCCTGAAAGAGGCAGCTTGGGGAATTTTGATAGGCATATTAGAAACCGGCTGGGAAATGCATTTAGCAGACTGAGAGGCATTGAAGAACCAGAAGATAACTATAGATATCATGAAGAGGCGAGAAGACGGCATGATGCCAGCTACAATAATgatagaccaaagaggagaagacTCTAG